TCTCGCGCGTCGATCAGCCGGGCCGAGTAGTTGCCGTCGCCCTTGGCGGCGCCTTCCTGGGTGGTGGCGAACGGGTACTCGTCACAGTTCAAGAGGGTGCCGTCGTAGGGTCCCCAGACCTCATCGCACGTCTTCCGTGCTGCCCGGTTGTTGGCGTCCTGGATCGTGGCGTTGAGCGTGCGATGCAGCGGCGCATTGACCCCGGGGACGTTCTTCGGCCCGCTGGGAAAGGTGAGGACCGGGTTGTTGATGGCGTCGTTGTAGTGGCGCGCGCTCTGCGGGAACGTCGGCGAGCTCAGGCTGAACGGGATGACCACGCGCGCGTTGGTGAAGACGGCGCCCTCGTTCTTGCCGGCCACCCGGCCCGCGCTGTCGAAGCGGATGTTCGAGTAGCGCAGGGTGTCGTCGCTCCAGGGCGTAATATCTCCCCCCTCGCCGTACACCCCCAACGTCAGCTGCACGTTACCGTTCACGATGCCGTACGGATCGGTGGCGGTGTCGGACGGCGAGGTGTAGGTAATCGTCCATTGCGGCGTGGTGTCCCAGCTGCCAAGCAGTGCCGTGCGCGCCTGGTTGGGGTTGGCGATCGAACCAGCGCTGTTCACAACGGCCGCGGAGAACCGCATGTCGATACCCCACCGGGTGGGATCGGCGTCGGCAGCTTCCCGGCTGACGATGATGTTCTCGGCGCTGGCGACATAGTCCACGCGGCGGGTGCCGTCGTAGGCGAAGCCGAGCACCCACAGGTCGAACGCGAGGGTGCCGATGCGCTCGTTGGTTCCCCGGCGGGCGAGGACGAGGTCGTAGTGGTGGCGGTGGCAGCTCTCGAAGCGGCTCTTGATCCAGCCTTGGGCGCTGTCCGCCTCCGCGTGCTGCTGGCATTCCTGCCGGAGGTCCTGCTGGTCATCAAGGGTGGCGACCACACTCGCGGTGGCGTCACTCGCCGCCGCGGTGGGTGGCGCGGCCAGGGGTATGGCGAGGGCTAGGGCCATCAAGCCGCTCAACACAACCCGTCTCAAGGCAGTAGACATCGTGACAAGGTCCTTCGTGAAGTCGGTGAACGTGTCGGACAGACTCGCGGCTCAGCGGTGCGCGTACTGCTCGTCGACCAGGCGCTGCGCCCGGGCGACCAGGGCCTCAATCTCGGCGTCGTCCTCAGGCTGCACCGGCGGAGCGGCGATCGCCGTACGTGGTGACGCGACCGCCGGCCGCACGATGGGCTTGCTGGTATCCCACGACACCGCCCGGCCGTCAGCGGTCGACGTAACGTTGGTATCCCAACGCCAGCAGTACATGGGATCAGCGCCCGGCTCGCAGTAGCCATCCGGTGCCCGGACGGACGTATCGACCGTGTTGAACTGGCGGAACTGGTTGTTGCCGTCGAGGAAGCGCACCCGGTTACTCGTGGCCGACAACCCGACTTCGCCAGGGATGTCCGTCAGGTCCCAGCCCGTCATGAGGTGGAACGACATCGGGTTGGGCTGGTTGCCGGTGACGCCAACCTTGACGAAGTCGTAGTAGATGTCCCAGGTCGTGCAGTTGCCGCAACTGGGAATCGCCATGAAGGTGTGGTTGAGCTTGTCGGAAGCTGTCGTGTAGCCGCCGATCTTCTGGAAATTGTAGCCGTTGGTGTAGTCCAGCCAGTAGGGCTGGTAGTCCGTCTCGGTGCCGATGTAGCGCATGTTCAGCCCGAAGGCGAACGACTTGGTCATCAAGTCGTCAGTGAAAAACTGCGTCTCGTTGTAGAAGTCGACCGTG
The window above is part of the Amycolatopsis thermoflava N1165 genome. Proteins encoded here:
- a CDS encoding NucA/NucB deoxyribonuclease domain-containing protein, with product MSTALRRVVLSGLMALALAIPLAAPPTAAASDATASVVATLDDQQDLRQECQQHAEADSAQGWIKSRFESCHRHHYDLVLARRGTNERIGTLAFDLWVLGFAYDGTRRVDYVASAENIIVSREAADADPTRWGIDMRFSAAVVNSAGSIANPNQARTALLGSWDTTPQWTITYTSPSDTATDPYGIVNGNVQLTLGVYGEGGDITPWSDDTLRYSNIRFDSAGRVAGKNEGAVFTNARVVIPFSLSSPTFPQSARHYNDAINNPVLTFPSGPKNVPGVNAPLHRTLNATIQDANNRAARKTCDEVWGPYDGTLLNCDEYPFATTQEGAAKGDGNYSARLIDARDNQAAGSWLVSNYTLNRLLDGDAFYIAITP